A genomic window from Thermococcus sp. LS1 includes:
- a CDS encoding LAGLIDADG family homing endonuclease, with protein sequence MDREDMIERYARFLREYVDDNGNEVYLNKLKDLLTVTPRRSLSIDWTHLNSFDPELAEELLKNPEDSILAAEDAIQIVLREPPLLKEEEFKVHARFFNLPRTLLVKELGSEHINRLIQVDGIITRVSEVKPFVEKAVFVCKDCGNEMVRLQRPYDNIVKPSKCDACGSRNVELDVEKSRFINFQSFRLQDRPESLKGGQMPRFVDAILLDDLVDTALPGDRVLVTGILRVILEQKDKRPIFKKVLEVNHIEQLSKEIEELEITPEDEQKIRELAKRKDIVDAIVDSIAPAIWGHKTVKKGIALALFGGVQRVLPDGTKLRGESHVLLVGDPGVAKCVDYDTQVVLADGSLGEIGELVEGAIKRAKKEGTLGRVDDGFYAPIDLELYALDAKTLKVKKVKANIAWKRTAPERMFLIRTASGREIRVTPTHPFFVFENGQFKTRKAEELKASDFIAVPRIIPIAGKPTRLWDIEIEKPKTAKSRLKLPEFADEEFWYVIGLLAGEGYAQNRNGSATIFFTNNDEKLIQKVYEYFRKLDLNPTIRKPHRGKSAKEVYVSSVEFFRLFKRLGIAENSSKKKVPSQIFSARLEDIKAFLQGYFDAEGTVDRARPKITVVSASLELLRGVRHLLLRFGIKSQLHATRSIATNGKMKEAKTYYRLVITGKDVIKFGETIGFGVEEKAKLLAKVTNGIKLNTNVDVVPGVSKLLRELRESAGLRQKDLGINRSTYLHYERGDRLPSREKLKIVVETLKEKSPDVPKKLKVLELLADSDIFWDRVVEVREYKPEHPWVYDLQVPEHHNFIANDIFVHNSQILRYVANLAPRAIYTSGKSSSAAGLCVAPDSIVVTDDGALEIGLLTECWMRESGSIEYSEGIEYSPFLGETVSIEKGRTEQAPLSRVWRLKAPERLIKVKTTTGKELILTPETKLRTIEKGTLKWIKAEDIKPDTYVATVRRIEVPKKRITVLELLSDLDELVICGIKDKVRELIERACKNLGVTKRELAKRLGVSEDAVYYNWVSQNARGNIRMKHLRELIELSEASWEEIEPECVSLQAGTGIKLPKYVDERLAYFAGLIAGDGDVSKSGWGVSIRFSNGSESMRKKFKSLAKELFDIEAKESRQSNRVPAVRFHSKIVAHLLEKLGIPPSPKSSHLDIAPQLMVAPEEVLAAFIRGLFDCDGTVVVREKGSSYIELDTTSERLAKKLQLALLRFGIVSHLRRRRGAGAISEINGTQVVSKHDRWELKVYGENIIKFAAFIGLEHPEKAEKLEKLVKALQESKTDTNVDVVPEVGGLIKEIREFYGLSIEEAYGSNFGSAVERGKPISRRALQRVVERLKERTDISKIPIELPNKLRLNIGHLIKPEELGMTYAEFYELFRRKRSRALPYDLLVKVAKIIKERDETTYREIVWTLSEISGKEERIRAKLSILEEIAHSDVLWEKVRNIEVIESPYKYVYDLTVEGSHSFIANGFIIHNTAAAVRDEFTGSWVLEAGVLVLADGGFALIDEFDKMSDRDRSAIHEALEQQTISISKAGITATLNARTTVIAAANPKYGRFNRHKSLPEQLDLPPTLLSRFDLIFLLLDEPDEKIDASIAEHILKVRRGEAEAVTPKIPYDLLKKYIAYARKNIHPVLSKEAMDEIKRYYVRMRKGFRKSGEDEGVQPIPITARQLEALIRLSEAHARMRLSETVTREDARAAIQIIEEMIRKIATDEEGTLDVSILEVGKSSKKINKIDKLIDIIKSLESEGEFGAPEDKVVEAAKQAGIGTENEVKKLISDLKRDARIYEPRAGFYRVL encoded by the coding sequence ATGGACAGGGAGGACATGATAGAGAGGTACGCGAGATTTCTGCGTGAGTACGTCGATGACAACGGCAATGAGGTTTATCTGAACAAGCTTAAAGACCTGCTCACGGTTACCCCAAGGCGCTCTCTCTCGATAGACTGGACCCACCTCAACTCCTTTGACCCCGAATTGGCGGAAGAACTTCTCAAAAACCCCGAAGATAGCATTTTGGCTGCCGAGGATGCCATCCAGATAGTCCTCCGCGAGCCTCCCCTTTTGAAGGAGGAGGAGTTTAAGGTTCACGCGAGGTTTTTCAACCTTCCAAGGACGCTCCTCGTTAAAGAACTCGGCAGCGAGCACATAAACAGGCTCATACAGGTTGATGGAATCATCACGCGCGTGAGCGAGGTCAAGCCATTCGTTGAGAAGGCCGTCTTTGTCTGTAAGGACTGCGGCAACGAGATGGTAAGACTGCAGAGGCCCTACGACAACATAGTCAAGCCGAGCAAGTGCGACGCCTGTGGGTCAAGAAACGTTGAGCTCGACGTCGAGAAGAGCAGGTTCATCAACTTCCAGAGCTTCCGCCTCCAGGACAGACCCGAGAGCCTCAAGGGTGGCCAGATGCCGAGGTTTGTCGATGCAATCCTCCTCGACGACCTCGTTGATACCGCCCTGCCAGGCGACAGGGTTCTCGTCACGGGAATACTTCGCGTAATTCTCGAGCAGAAGGATAAGCGGCCGATATTCAAGAAGGTTCTCGAGGTCAACCACATCGAGCAGCTCAGTAAGGAGATAGAGGAGCTTGAGATTACTCCTGAGGACGAGCAGAAGATAAGGGAGCTGGCAAAGAGAAAGGACATCGTTGATGCTATTGTCGATTCGATAGCCCCGGCAATCTGGGGACACAAGACCGTGAAGAAGGGCATAGCTTTGGCGCTCTTCGGTGGCGTGCAGCGGGTTCTCCCTGACGGAACGAAGCTGAGGGGAGAGAGCCACGTTCTGCTGGTTGGAGACCCGGGTGTTGCGAAGTGCGTTGATTATGACACCCAGGTTGTTCTGGCCGACGGGAGCTTAGGGGAGATAGGTGAGCTTGTGGAGGGGGCAATTAAGAGAGCCAAAAAAGAGGGAACCCTCGGCAGGGTTGACGACGGCTTCTACGCTCCAATAGACCTTGAGCTTTACGCTCTAGATGCCAAGACGCTCAAAGTGAAAAAGGTGAAGGCTAACATAGCCTGGAAGAGAACCGCGCCCGAGAGAATGTTCCTCATAAGGACCGCGAGCGGAAGGGAGATAAGGGTAACACCGACTCATCCATTCTTTGTCTTTGAGAATGGGCAGTTCAAGACAAGGAAGGCTGAGGAACTAAAAGCGAGCGACTTTATAGCAGTTCCACGCATCATTCCGATTGCTGGGAAACCTACTAGGCTTTGGGACATTGAGATAGAAAAGCCCAAAACTGCCAAGAGCAGGTTAAAGCTTCCTGAATTTGCGGACGAGGAGTTCTGGTATGTTATCGGCCTACTGGCCGGAGAGGGCTACGCACAGAACAGAAACGGTAGCGCTACGATATTCTTTACGAACAACGACGAAAAGCTGATTCAAAAAGTCTACGAATACTTCAGAAAGCTCGACCTTAACCCAACGATTAGAAAGCCTCATAGAGGTAAATCGGCGAAAGAGGTTTACGTGAGCAGCGTTGAGTTCTTCAGATTGTTTAAACGTCTTGGAATCGCGGAGAACTCTTCAAAGAAAAAAGTACCATCCCAGATATTCTCCGCAAGGTTGGAGGACATCAAGGCGTTCCTTCAGGGTTACTTTGACGCAGAGGGGACAGTTGATAGAGCCAGACCAAAAATCACAGTGGTTTCAGCATCGCTGGAACTCCTGAGAGGTGTCCGGCACCTTCTTTTGAGGTTTGGAATAAAATCACAGCTGCACGCGACAAGAAGCATAGCCACAAACGGAAAGATGAAGGAGGCAAAAACGTACTACCGCCTGGTCATAACGGGCAAAGATGTCATAAAGTTCGGAGAGACCATCGGCTTTGGAGTTGAGGAGAAGGCAAAACTCCTCGCAAAGGTTACCAACGGGATAAAACTGAACACCAACGTTGATGTTGTTCCGGGCGTCTCGAAGCTGCTCAGAGAACTCCGTGAATCAGCGGGACTAAGACAAAAGGACCTAGGAATAAACCGCTCCACTTACCTGCACTATGAACGGGGGGATAGGCTGCCCAGCAGGGAAAAGCTCAAAATCGTCGTTGAAACACTGAAAGAGAAGTCGCCTGATGTCCCCAAAAAGCTCAAAGTACTTGAACTGCTTGCGGACTCCGATATCTTCTGGGACAGAGTCGTCGAGGTCAGAGAATACAAGCCAGAGCATCCGTGGGTCTACGACCTCCAGGTGCCGGAGCACCACAACTTCATAGCCAACGACATCTTCGTCCACAACAGCCAAATTCTCCGTTATGTTGCTAATTTGGCACCGAGAGCGATTTATACGAGCGGTAAGAGCTCATCGGCGGCGGGTCTCTGTGTTGCGCCCGATTCGATAGTAGTAACCGACGACGGTGCCCTTGAGATTGGTCTCCTCACGGAGTGCTGGATGCGCGAGAGTGGGAGCATTGAATACTCTGAGGGGATTGAGTATTCGCCGTTCCTCGGAGAAACTGTTTCGATAGAAAAAGGACGCACCGAACAGGCCCCATTGAGCAGAGTATGGCGGCTGAAAGCACCTGAGAGACTCATCAAAGTAAAGACAACAACCGGCAAAGAGCTTATCTTAACCCCAGAAACAAAGCTCAGAACCATTGAAAAAGGCACCCTCAAGTGGATTAAGGCGGAAGACATCAAACCGGACACGTACGTTGCCACCGTCCGCAGAATAGAAGTTCCCAAAAAGCGTATTACAGTCCTCGAATTGCTGAGCGACCTTGATGAGCTTGTCATATGCGGAATCAAGGATAAAGTCAGGGAACTGATTGAGAGAGCCTGCAAAAACCTCGGAGTAACCAAGAGGGAACTCGCAAAAAGACTCGGGGTTAGTGAGGACGCGGTGTACTACAACTGGGTCAGCCAAAACGCCAGGGGCAACATCAGAATGAAGCATCTTCGTGAGCTGATCGAACTCTCCGAGGCCAGTTGGGAAGAGATAGAGCCTGAATGCGTGTCCCTGCAGGCTGGAACTGGAATCAAACTCCCCAAGTACGTGGACGAAAGGCTCGCCTACTTCGCCGGACTCATTGCCGGAGATGGAGATGTTTCAAAGTCTGGATGGGGAGTTTCAATAAGGTTCTCCAACGGCAGTGAATCCATGAGGAAGAAGTTCAAGTCGCTCGCCAAGGAACTGTTCGACATTGAGGCAAAGGAAAGCAGACAGAGTAACCGTGTGCCAGCCGTAAGGTTCCACTCAAAGATAGTTGCCCATCTTCTTGAAAAGCTCGGCATTCCTCCCTCCCCAAAGTCATCACACCTCGACATTGCCCCACAGCTGATGGTTGCTCCAGAAGAAGTTCTCGCGGCATTTATACGAGGGCTCTTCGACTGCGACGGAACGGTCGTTGTACGCGAAAAGGGCTCCTCGTACATCGAGCTTGATACTACCAGCGAGAGACTCGCCAAAAAGCTCCAGCTTGCCCTCCTCCGCTTCGGAATCGTCTCGCACTTGAGAAGGCGCAGAGGGGCAGGTGCAATCTCAGAGATCAATGGAACGCAGGTAGTTTCAAAACACGACCGCTGGGAACTGAAGGTTTACGGGGAGAACATCATCAAGTTCGCCGCGTTTATAGGTTTGGAGCATCCAGAAAAAGCAGAGAAACTTGAAAAACTCGTGAAGGCGCTGCAAGAATCTAAAACAGACACTAACGTAGATGTTGTCCCCGAAGTGGGAGGGTTGATAAAGGAAATCAGAGAATTCTACGGGCTAAGCATAGAAGAAGCCTACGGCTCAAACTTCGGAAGCGCGGTAGAGAGAGGAAAACCGATATCACGGAGAGCGCTTCAAAGGGTCGTTGAAAGACTAAAGGAGAGAACCGATATCTCGAAGATTCCCATAGAGTTACCGAACAAACTTAGGCTCAACATTGGACACCTGATTAAACCCGAAGAGCTTGGGATGACCTATGCCGAGTTCTACGAGCTCTTTAGGAGAAAACGGTCAAGGGCACTTCCGTATGACCTCCTTGTAAAAGTGGCAAAGATCATCAAAGAGAGGGATGAAACGACTTACAGAGAAATTGTTTGGACCCTCAGCGAGATTTCCGGAAAGGAGGAGCGTATCAGAGCGAAGCTCTCAATCCTCGAGGAGATTGCACATTCAGACGTCCTGTGGGAGAAGGTTAGGAACATTGAAGTTATTGAAAGCCCCTACAAATACGTCTACGACCTAACAGTCGAGGGCTCCCACAGCTTCATCGCCAATGGCTTCATCATCCACAACACGGCCGCAGCCGTCCGCGACGAATTTACAGGTTCGTGGGTTCTGGAAGCAGGTGTCCTAGTTCTCGCAGATGGCGGATTTGCCCTAATTGACGAGTTCGACAAGATGAGCGACAGGGATAGGAGTGCCATACATGAGGCACTCGAGCAGCAGACAATCAGCATCTCCAAAGCGGGCATCACAGCGACACTTAACGCCAGAACGACAGTTATAGCTGCTGCCAATCCGAAGTACGGCAGGTTTAACCGCCACAAGTCCCTCCCGGAGCAGCTCGACCTCCCGCCGACTCTGCTGAGCCGTTTCGACCTTATATTCCTCCTGCTGGACGAACCGGACGAGAAGATAGACGCATCTATAGCCGAGCACATACTTAAGGTCAGGAGGGGAGAGGCCGAGGCAGTAACGCCCAAGATACCCTACGACCTGCTCAAGAAGTATATAGCCTATGCGAGGAAGAACATCCACCCGGTTTTGAGCAAAGAGGCGATGGACGAGATAAAGCGCTACTACGTCCGCATGAGGAAGGGCTTCAGAAAGAGCGGTGAGGACGAGGGAGTGCAGCCGATTCCGATTACTGCGAGGCAGCTGGAGGCACTCATACGTCTCAGCGAGGCCCACGCGAGAATGCGCCTGAGCGAGACCGTGACGAGGGAAGACGCCAGAGCGGCGATACAGATAATCGAGGAGATGATAAGAAAGATAGCGACCGACGAGGAGGGAACGCTGGACGTTTCGATCCTCGAGGTCGGCAAGAGTTCCAAGAAGATAAACAAGATTGACAAGCTCATAGACATCATCAAGAGCCTTGAGAGTGAGGGCGAGTTCGGCGCACCGGAGGACAAGGTCGTGGAAGCGGCGAAGCAGGCTGGAATTGGAACGGAGAACGAGGTAAAGAAGCTCATCAGCGACCTCAAGAGGGACGCAAGGATATACGAGCCGAGGGCCGGCTTCTACAGGGTGCTCTGA
- a CDS encoding acetyl-CoA carboxylase biotin carboxyl carrier protein subunit (composes the biotin carboxyl carrier protein subunit of the acetyl-CoA carboxylase complex, the enzyme that catalyzes the carboxylation of acetyl-CoA to malonyl-CoA, which in turn controls the rate of fatty acid metabolism) produces the protein MAKVKVIVDGVEYEVEVEELGMGRFKVSFEDKSYEVEAKGLGIDLSAISGPTAAPATVSAPSVPSAPAPVPAPAAPTPAPTGEGVVTAPMPGKILRVLVKEGDQVKT, from the coding sequence ATGGCGAAGGTTAAGGTCATCGTTGATGGTGTTGAATACGAGGTCGAGGTTGAAGAGCTTGGAATGGGCCGCTTTAAGGTCTCCTTCGAGGACAAGAGCTACGAAGTCGAGGCAAAGGGCCTCGGAATAGATCTGAGCGCGATAAGCGGGCCGACAGCTGCCCCGGCCACCGTCAGCGCTCCCTCCGTTCCAAGTGCTCCCGCTCCTGTTCCGGCGCCAGCAGCGCCGACTCCAGCGCCAACAGGTGAGGGGGTTGTAACTGCTCCAATGCCGGGTAAAATTCTTAGAGTACTCGTTAAAGAAGGCGATCAAGTCAAAACCG
- a CDS encoding metallophosphoesterase: protein MLIGIMSDTHDNLPAVRKAVEFFNEQNVELVIHAGDYVAPFVARELKKLKAPLKGVFGNNDGEKKGLHEVLGIADEIPEIEADGMKIAVTHGTDERIVRALARSRLYDVVVVGHTHRYEIREDGRTILINPGEVCGYITGIKSVALLDTRKREVRIVNIETGELLGVMSL from the coding sequence ATGCTGATAGGGATAATGAGCGACACCCACGATAACCTTCCGGCGGTAAGGAAGGCTGTGGAGTTCTTCAACGAGCAGAACGTCGAGCTGGTGATTCACGCTGGCGACTACGTGGCGCCGTTCGTGGCGAGGGAGCTCAAGAAGCTCAAAGCCCCTCTTAAGGGAGTCTTCGGAAACAACGATGGCGAGAAAAAGGGCCTCCACGAAGTGCTGGGAATAGCCGACGAGATACCTGAAATCGAGGCTGATGGTATGAAAATAGCGGTCACCCACGGTACGGACGAGAGGATAGTGAGGGCCCTGGCGAGGAGCAGGCTCTACGACGTTGTAGTCGTTGGCCACACGCACCGCTATGAGATCAGGGAGGATGGCAGGACGATACTGATAAATCCCGGTGAGGTCTGCGGTTACATTACCGGCATTAAGAGCGTTGCACTGCTGGACACGAGGAAGAGGGAAGTCAGAATAGTGAACATTGAAACGGGTGAACTGCTCGGGGTCATGAGTCTCTAG
- a CDS encoding DNA replication complex GINS family protein: MFTGRAIIAVKILRPFGDWNAGDIVLIEDWKAKELWEARIVEVIDETDKVIGEIDRAIAEERENEPLMPLPAGLYERAEFYMYYLENYVRMNAGDNIETINVKLTKLANLKKKLEHLKAIRFKKILNSVMLRPNSLELLSRLSPEERRIYLQLSKIRNEWLGEG, encoded by the coding sequence ATGTTCACAGGGAGGGCAATAATAGCCGTTAAAATCCTCCGCCCCTTCGGAGACTGGAACGCCGGCGATATAGTGCTCATCGAGGACTGGAAAGCGAAGGAGCTGTGGGAAGCGAGGATCGTGGAGGTTATCGATGAGACCGACAAGGTTATAGGCGAGATAGACAGGGCAATAGCCGAGGAGAGGGAGAACGAGCCCCTCATGCCCCTTCCGGCCGGCCTCTACGAGAGGGCGGAGTTCTACATGTATTACCTCGAAAACTACGTCAGAATGAACGCCGGAGATAACATCGAGACTATAAACGTCAAGCTCACCAAGCTGGCCAACCTGAAGAAAAAGCTTGAGCACCTCAAGGCTATACGCTTCAAGAAGATACTCAACTCCGTCATGCTGAGGCCGAACAGCCTTGAGTTGCTCTCCAGACTCTCCCCCGAGGAGAGGAGGATATACCTGCAGCTGTCGAAGATTAGAAACGAGTGGCTGGGTGAGGGCTGA
- a CDS encoding OadG family protein, with product MVTMAEFMEGLNITVLGVTVVFAVLTILALVLYFVGWLERKLIERETPKEAPIPAKVEEVPKVEEAKPEIPPRDLAVITAAILAYTAEKAAQLRPLPFKRKVSDSWRLYGIQTTMEEVEDFNYEIGKW from the coding sequence ATGGTAACAATGGCCGAGTTCATGGAGGGCCTCAACATAACCGTCCTCGGAGTGACGGTGGTCTTTGCCGTCCTCACCATTTTAGCTTTAGTCCTCTACTTCGTCGGCTGGCTCGAGAGGAAGCTTATCGAGAGGGAAACTCCGAAGGAAGCTCCTATCCCGGCGAAGGTCGAAGAAGTACCAAAAGTTGAGGAAGCGAAGCCGGAGATACCGCCGAGAGATCTGGCAGTTATTACCGCAGCTATTTTAGCATATACTGCCGAGAAGGCAGCCCAGCTGAGGCCTTTACCCTTCAAGAGGAAGGTTTCTGACTCATGGCGCCTCTACGGCATCCAGACAACTATGGAAGAGGTTGAGGACTTCAACTACGAGATAGGGAAGTGGTAA
- a CDS encoding carboxyl transferase domain-containing protein: MSMEEKVNELYERRKKILEMGGEKAVEKQHAKGKLTARERIEKLLDPGSFVEIGMFVKHRGTEFGLDKKELPADGVITGYGTIDGRLVFVYAQDFTVMGGSLGEMHAAKIKRIMELALEAGAPVIGLNDSGGARIQEGVDSLKGYGEIFKMNTILSGVVPQITAIMGPCAGGAVYSPAIGDFILMVDNPSSFMFITGPQVVKAVTGVEVTPIQLGGAMVHAQKSGQAHLIGKSDEEVLALIRRLMSYLPSNNMEKPPRVKTSDLPFRKTESLYSIVPDDPNKGYDVRQVIYEIVDRDENGNPDFLEILPYFAPNAVVGFGRMNGQTVGIVANNPNYFAGVLDIDSSDKIARFVRTCDAFNIPIVTLVDVPGYLPGTQQEYGGIIRHGAKVLYAYSEATVPMVTVILRKAYGGAYLAMGSKHLGADFVFAWPTAEIAVMGPEGAANIIFRKEIAAAENPEEVRQQKIQEYRDRFANPYVAAARGYIDDVIDPAETRAKIILALEAMESKRVKLPPKKHGNIPL, encoded by the coding sequence ATGAGCATGGAGGAAAAGGTTAACGAGCTGTACGAACGGAGGAAGAAGATTCTTGAGATGGGCGGCGAAAAGGCCGTCGAAAAGCAGCACGCTAAAGGCAAGCTCACAGCGCGCGAGAGGATCGAGAAGCTCCTCGACCCGGGAAGCTTCGTCGAGATCGGCATGTTCGTCAAGCACAGAGGAACAGAGTTCGGTCTCGACAAGAAGGAACTGCCCGCGGATGGTGTCATCACCGGCTATGGAACCATCGATGGAAGGCTTGTCTTCGTCTATGCCCAGGACTTCACTGTCATGGGAGGTTCCCTCGGCGAGATGCACGCTGCCAAGATAAAGCGCATAATGGAGCTCGCCCTTGAAGCGGGAGCACCGGTAATAGGCCTCAACGATTCCGGCGGTGCAAGGATTCAGGAGGGTGTGGATTCCCTCAAGGGCTACGGCGAGATCTTCAAGATGAACACGATTCTCAGCGGTGTTGTGCCGCAGATCACCGCAATTATGGGTCCCTGTGCCGGAGGAGCGGTTTACAGCCCGGCGATAGGAGACTTCATCCTCATGGTGGACAACCCGTCGAGCTTCATGTTCATCACCGGCCCGCAGGTCGTTAAAGCTGTCACGGGCGTCGAGGTTACGCCCATTCAGCTCGGTGGAGCCATGGTTCACGCCCAAAAGAGCGGACAGGCCCACCTCATAGGAAAGAGCGACGAAGAGGTTCTAGCGTTGATAAGGCGTCTCATGAGCTACCTGCCGTCAAACAATATGGAGAAGCCGCCGCGCGTTAAGACAAGCGATTTGCCATTCAGGAAGACCGAGAGCCTGTACTCCATAGTTCCGGACGACCCGAACAAGGGCTACGACGTCAGGCAGGTCATCTACGAGATAGTTGATAGGGATGAGAACGGCAATCCGGACTTCCTGGAGATTCTGCCCTACTTCGCCCCAAACGCCGTCGTCGGCTTCGGAAGGATGAACGGACAGACGGTTGGTATAGTTGCCAACAACCCCAACTACTTCGCGGGCGTTCTTGACATAGACAGCTCCGACAAGATAGCGCGCTTTGTGAGAACCTGCGACGCCTTCAACATACCCATCGTCACGCTTGTCGACGTCCCCGGCTACCTGCCGGGCACCCAGCAGGAGTATGGTGGAATCATCAGGCACGGAGCCAAGGTCCTTTACGCCTACTCCGAGGCCACCGTCCCGATGGTAACCGTCATTCTCAGGAAGGCCTACGGTGGCGCTTACCTCGCAATGGGAAGCAAGCACCTCGGTGCCGACTTCGTCTTCGCCTGGCCGACCGCGGAGATAGCCGTTATGGGGCCAGAGGGAGCGGCCAATATCATCTTCAGAAAAGAAATTGCAGCGGCAGAGAACCCTGAGGAGGTCAGGCAGCAGAAGATACAGGAGTACAGGGACAGGTTTGCCAACCCATATGTAGCTGCCGCGAGAGGATACATCGATGATGTCATAGACCCAGCCGAAACGAGGGCAAAGATAATCCTCGCCCTCGAGGCCATGGAAAGCAAGCGCGTCAAACTCCCGCCGAAGAAGCACGGCAACATACCGCTGTGA
- the rtcA gene encoding RNA 3'-terminal phosphate cyclase, translating to MSMIVIDGSYGEGGGQILRTSVALSVLTGKPLKIINIRINRPNPGLRPQHMHGILALKELSGAEVKGAQVGSTVLEFYPGRARPRHIRVPIKTAGSITLVLQALLPAMAFIGGSFEIRGGTDVPWSPPVDYLRHVTLFALEKMGLRAEIEIKRRGHYPKGGGLVVGRVEPWEERKPLVALEWRHIELFGGISHATNLPEHVASRQAKAARERLSEFYDVPINIYEEVSRSLGPGSGIVVWAETDVLRLSGDALGKRGKPAEAVGREAADELLEQLTSRAAVDRFLGDQLVPFLAFAGGEIKVAEITNHLVTNVWVVEQFLGKIFEVEGEVGEPGRVRVVRKAEL from the coding sequence ATGAGTATGATAGTCATAGATGGTTCCTACGGCGAGGGTGGTGGTCAGATACTGAGGACGAGCGTGGCCTTATCTGTCCTCACTGGAAAGCCCCTCAAGATAATCAACATCAGGATAAACAGGCCGAACCCGGGTTTAAGGCCCCAGCACATGCACGGCATCTTGGCTCTGAAGGAGCTGAGCGGCGCTGAGGTTAAGGGGGCCCAGGTTGGCTCGACGGTTCTCGAGTTCTACCCCGGCAGGGCTAGGCCGAGGCACATCCGCGTACCGATAAAGACCGCCGGGAGCATAACCCTCGTTCTCCAGGCTTTGCTTCCGGCGATGGCTTTCATCGGTGGGAGCTTCGAGATAAGGGGCGGAACCGACGTCCCTTGGTCGCCGCCGGTGGACTACCTCAGGCACGTTACCCTTTTCGCCTTGGAAAAAATGGGACTAAGAGCCGAGATTGAAATCAAGCGCAGGGGACACTATCCCAAAGGCGGCGGACTGGTGGTCGGCAGGGTCGAGCCGTGGGAGGAGAGAAAGCCGCTGGTTGCTTTGGAGTGGAGGCATATAGAGCTATTTGGTGGCATCAGCCACGCTACCAACCTCCCAGAGCACGTGGCGAGTAGGCAGGCGAAGGCCGCTAGGGAGAGGTTGAGTGAGTTTTACGATGTTCCTATTAATATATATGAAGAAGTCTCGCGTTCCCTCGGGCCGGGTAGTGGGATAGTGGTATGGGCCGAGACGGACGTTTTGAGACTCAGTGGAGACGCTCTAGGAAAGCGCGGAAAGCCCGCTGAAGCAGTGGGCAGGGAAGCGGCGGACGAGCTTCTGGAGCAGCTGACGAGCAGGGCCGCGGTTGATAGATTCCTCGGCGACCAGCTGGTACCATTCCTAGCCTTTGCAGGAGGCGAGATAAAAGTTGCCGAGATAACGAACCACCTCGTGACGAACGTCTGGGTCGTGGAGCAGTTTTTGGGCAAGATCTTCGAGGTGGAGGGAGAGGTTGGAGAGCCTGGAAGGGTGAGGGTTGTGAGAAAGGCCGAACTTTAA
- a CDS encoding translation initiation factor IF-2 subunit beta, which produces MSEKKVDFYDFEGLLDKAYEELPENVKHHISRFEVPAAIVTIAGNRTIIENFMDIAEAMNRDPNHLLKFILREVATAGTLEGRRVVLQGRFTPYLIANKMKKYLKDYVICPVCGSPDTKIIKRGRFHFLKCEACGAETPIQHL; this is translated from the coding sequence GTGAGCGAGAAGAAGGTTGACTTTTACGATTTCGAAGGCTTACTCGATAAGGCTTACGAGGAGCTTCCCGAGAACGTTAAGCATCACATCTCGAGGTTTGAGGTTCCCGCTGCCATAGTCACGATAGCCGGAAACAGGACTATAATCGAGAACTTCATGGACATAGCCGAGGCCATGAACCGCGACCCGAACCATCTCCTCAAGTTCATCCTGAGAGAGGTGGCAACGGCCGGAACACTCGAGGGAAGAAGGGTTGTCCTCCAGGGACGCTTCACACCCTACCTGATAGCCAACAAGATGAAGAAGTACCTCAAGGACTACGTTATCTGCCCGGTCTGCGGCTCACCAGATACCAAGATCATCAAGAGAGGACGCTTCCACTTCCTCAAGTGCGAGGCCTGTGGTGCAGAAACTCCGATACAGCACCTCTGA